In Eubalaena glacialis isolate mEubGla1 chromosome 3, mEubGla1.1.hap2.+ XY, whole genome shotgun sequence, the following are encoded in one genomic region:
- the LOC133088251 gene encoding 3 beta-hydroxysteroid dehydrogenase/Delta 5-->4-isomerase encodes MAGWSCLVTGGGGFLGQRIVRLLVEEKELQEIRVLDKVFRPEVREEFSKLQSKIRLTLLEGDILDEQCLKEACRGTSVVIHTASVIDVMNAVQRETIMNVNVKGTQLLLETCVQASVPVFIHTSTIEVAGPNSYREIIQDGHEEEHLETAWSSPYPYSKKLAEKAVLGANGWALKNGGTLYTCALRPMYIYGEGSPLLFAHVDNALKNNGILTNHCKFSRVNPVYVGNVAWAHILALRALRDPQKAPNIQGQFYYISDGTPHQSYDDLNYTLGKEWGLCLDSGMSLPVSLKYWLAFLLEVVSFLLSPIYKYRPPFNCHLVTLSNSVFTFSYKKAQRELGYEPLFTWEEAKQKTKEWVGSLVKQHKETLKTKTH; translated from the exons ATGGCAGGGTGGAGCTGCCTTGTGACAGGAGGAGGAGGGTTTCTGGGTCAGAGGATCGTCCGCTTGTTGGTGGAGGAGAAGGAGCTGCAGGAGATCCGGGTGCTAGACAAGGTCTTCAGACCAGAAGTTCGGGAGGAATTTTCTA AGCTCCAGAGCAAGATCAGGCTGACCTTGCTGGAAGGAGACATCCTGGATGAGCAGTGCCTGAAGGAAGCCTGCCGGGGCACCTCGGTGGTCATCCACACCGCCTCTGTCATCGACGTCATGAACGCCGTCCAGCGAGAGACCATCATGAACGTCAATGTGAAAG GTACCCAGCTCCTGTTGGAGACCTGTGTGCAGGCTAGTGTGCCAGTCTTCATCCATACCAGCACCATAGAGGTGGCTGGGCCCAACTCCTACAGGGAGATCATCCAGGACGGCCACGAAGAAGAGCATCTTGAAACGGCATGGTCCTCTCCGTACCCATACAGCAAAAAGCTTGCTGAGAAGGCTGTGCTGGGAGCTAATGGGTGGGCTCTTAAAAATGGTGGCACCTTGTACACTTGTGCCTTAAGGCCCATGTATATCTATGGGGAGGGGAGCCCATTACTTTTTGCCCACGTGGACAATGCCCTGAAGAACAATGGCATCCTGACAAATCACTGCAAGTTCTCCAGAGTCAACCCAGTCTATGTTGGCAACGTGGCCTGGGCCCACATTCTGGCCTTGAGGGCCCTTCGGGACCCCCAAAAGGCCCCAAACATCCAAGGACAGTTCTACTACATCTCAGACGGCACACCTCACCAAAGCTATGATGACCTCAATTACACTTTGGGCAAAGAATGGGGCCTCTGCCTGGATTCCGGGATGAGCCTTCCTGTTTCTCTGAAGTATTGGCTTGCTTTCCTGCTGGAAGTAGTGAGCTTCTTGCTCAGTCCAATTTACAAATATCGACCCCCCTTCAACTGCCACCTGGTAACCCTGTCAAATAGCGTGTTCACCTTCTCCTATAAGAAAGCTCAGCGAGAGCTGGGGTATGAGCCCCTCTTCACCTGGGAGGAAGCCAAGCAGAAAACCAAGGAGTGGGTCGGCTCCCTGGTGAAACAGCACAAGGAGACCCTGAAAACAAAGACTCACTGA